GCGCTTGCGCGTCTTGCACTCGCGCTGCGTTTGAAGCCGATCGAGTTTTTGCAGCGCACGCAGATCCTGTCGCTCGAAGCGTACGCGTTCGGCCTCGATCCACTGTACTTTTTGCCCGAGGGACCGGTGCGATACGACGCACGGATCTACATGCGCGAGATCAATCCGCGCCACCAAGTCCCCGAAGGCGACATGACCCGGCGCAATCCGACGCTCAAGGCGATCGCCGACGACGAAATCCTCGACGCGGCCGGCAAGGTCGAGATCGAGCTGGCCTACCTGCTACGCACGGCGGTCCAACAGACCGGCGGGAGTCTCTAGGGGGGCCGCTACGGGAGGCCGCGAATGACCGGCCGCTATGCAAGGTGTTGACGGTAAACGGGTCGCTGCGCTGATCGGCGACGGATTTGAAGAGGCAGAACTCATGGAGCCGCGCCGGGCCCTCGAAGAGGCCGGGGCGGTCGTGACGATCGTCGGGCTCGACGAACGTGCTCGCCAGCGGATTCGCGGCAAGCGCGGTCTCGACGACGGCCAAAGCGCTCGTGCCGAGGAGCTCGTGGCCGATTGCACGGCCGAGGATTTCGACGCCCTGCTGCTTCCCGGAGGGACGTCGCCCGACCGGATTCGTACCGACCGCGAAGTGCACCGGTTCGTTCGCGAGTTCGATGCTGCCAAGAAACCGACGTTCTCGGTCGGCCACGGCGCACAGGTCTTGATCTCGTCGCAGCTGGTTCGCAGCCGTCAACTCACGGGCGCGCCCTCGATCGCCGACGACATTCGCAACGCCGGCGGCCTCTATCGCGATCAGCCAACGGTCGGCGATTCGAACTGGGTCTCGACGCGCGGCGGCGACGACATGGCGCAGTTCAACCGCGCCATGCTCGAAAAGCTCGCCGCCTCGGCACCCCCGCAACCCGTCTAATCCGCTAGGGCACGGGGTCGAATCGCGCGAGCGCTTCGCCGTATTGGCGCAGCGCCAGGAACGTCACGAGCGCGCAGTACGTCAGTTCTCCGGCGAGCGACGCTCCGATCGCCGCGATGACGTACGCGCCCGCACTCGTCGCGCACGCGAACGCAATGTAGAGCGCGCGCGGCGTGCCCTCACGCAGGGTCGCGCAGAGCGCCACCATGGTGCTTGCGATCGAGGCTGCGCCCGCGATCGCGAACGCCGCCGCCGTCACCGTCGTCGCTCCGGCGAGCTGCGGTGCGAAATACGCCAAGGTGACGAGCGCGGCGACGATTGCCGGCGTGGCGCCTTTGGCGCGGGCGAGCTGCCGCCCGAAGAGCGGCGCGCTCTGCTCGCAGACGTCGAGATCGGGATAGCGTCCGGGCGTTTGCAGCAGCGCCGCGTCGATGCCGAGTGCCGAGCAAAAGAAGATCGACACCGCGAGCTCGTGCGGTCGCGCGAGTCCGGCAGCCGCGGCCGTGGCGCACGCGTAGAGAATGGTGCGGCGCTCCACGAGCAGCCGCGCCGCGACGATCGCGATCGACGCGCGCTCGCTCATCTTATCGCAGCACCGGCAGCGCTTGTGCGATCGTGACGGAGAACGCTTGTGCCGCCGACGGCGTCACGTGCGTCGAAAAGATCGCGCACGCACCGGCCGCGGTAAAAATCTGCTGCGCGTACTCGGGCTGCGGGCGATCGAGCACCAGCAAGCGCGGCGAAGCGATCAGCGCGCCGGCGATCGCGTATGCGAGCGCTTCGTGCATGCCGCTCAAGCGTTCCATCAGCAGTTTGGCGTGCGCGACGGCGCGCGTCGCATCGACGTCCCACAGCGCCGCGCGGTAGGCCACGTAACGCTCGAACTCCGTCTCGGCGATTCGCGAGGGTGCGTGCGGCACGTAGCCCGCGATCCGCTTGCAGTGGACGCTCTGTACGCGCGGATCGAACTCGCCGACGAGCACGCTGCCGCTTCCCGCCTTGACGATGCCGGCCGCCATGAGCGCGACGATTGCCGCATCGCGCCAGCTCGGAAACGCGCGCGCGACGCGCTCGCCGGGCTCGACGGCGGCGGTGACCGGCCCGACCGGCACGCCGCGTGCCGTAAAGCACGCCTCGCGCATACGCAGGATCGCCATGCAGTACCGTTCGCGCTCGTTGGCCAAACATCAGGCAACACGATGCTTTCCAATGCCGACGTCGCAGCCAAGCTGCTCGAGATCCGCACGCTCATGGAGCTGGGCGGAGACTCGTTCTATAAATACATGGCCTTCGAAAAGGCCGCCGCGTCGGTGGAAAACGCGGCGCCGCTTGCCGACTTGGTCAGGTCGGGCGAGCACCTCAAGCTGCCCGGTATCGGGAAATCGATCGGCGCCGTCGTCGAACAGCTGGTGACCGCCGGCCACGCCGATATGCTCGACGATCTCCATCAGAAATTCCCCCCCTCGATCATGGAAGTGCTGGCGGTCAACGGCATCGGCGTGAAGACGACGGCCATGCTCTATAGTACGTACGGCATCGCATCGCTCGCCGATCTCGAACGCGCCATCGCGGGCGGCGCGCTTGACGGCGTTCCTCGCTTGGGCCCCAAGACGCTCGAAAATTGGAAGCGGGGCATTCTTGCGTACAAGGGGCGCAAAAACCGGACGCCGCTGGCGTTCGCGCTGATCGTCGCGCGCGAGGCGATGGATTGGGTGCTCGAAGGGCCGGCGCTCGACCGGCTGACGTTTGCGGGAAGCTTGCGACGCCAGGAAGTTACCGTCGGCGACATCGACTTGATTTGTACGTCGGCGCGTGCCGCGGAAGTGACCTCGCACTTCACCGGTTGGCCGCGCGCCGAGGCGGTGCTCGCCGAAGGACCGACCAAAGCCAGCATCTGGCTTCCCGGCGGATTGCAGATCGATCTGCGCGTGCTGCCGGATCATCTGTACGGCAATCTGCTCCAGCACTTTACGGGGTCGCGCGAACACAACATCAAGTTACGCGAATATGCGGTGCGTAAAGGGCTGCGCGTCAGCGAAAACGGCATCCTGAATCTCGAAACGGGCGAGGTCGTCACGTGTTCGGAGGAGGCGGGTGTCTACGCGGCGCTGGGCATGCAATACGTTCCGCCGGAGCTGCGCAGCGGACTCGACGAAATCGAGCTGGCGCTCGGCGCCTCGATTCCCGAGCTGGTCGAACCACGCGACTTGCGCGGCGACTTTCACATGCACACCACGTGGAGCGACGGTGACGATTCGCTCGAAGCGATGATCGCCGCCGCAGCCGCACGCGGGTACGAGTACCATTCCGTCAGCGATCATTCGAGCGGACGGGGATCGCGTTTCGGGTTGACGCCCGAGCGGATTGCCGAGCAGCGCTCCGCGATCGAGGCGCTCGGCGACCGATTCGGGATTCGCACGCTCTGCTCGAGCGAGGTCGACATTCTGCCGGACGGTTCCATGGACTTTGACGACGGGGTGCTCGCAAAGCTCGATATCGTTGTCGGCTCCGTGCACTCGGCAACCCGTCAAACGCGCGACGAAATGACGGCGCGCCTCATTGCGGCTTGCGAGAATCCCTACGTGACGATCATCGGGCACCCCACGGGACGCCGGTTCGACGGCAGCCCGGGATACGAGTTCGATTACGACGCGGTCTTCGAAGCTGCCGCGCGAACCGGGACGGCGTTGGAAATTGACGGGCAAGCGATGCGCCTCGATCTCCCGGCCCCGCTGGTACGCAAGGCAAAGACTTTCGGCGTGACGTTCACCGCCGACAGCGACGCCCATCGCACCGGGGATCTTGCCAACGCGGAGCTCGCGATCGGACAGGCCCGGCGCGCCGGTCTCACTAAAGATGATCTCCTCAACACCCGTCCTCTGGATGCGGTGCTCGAGTTCGTCCGTAGAAAGCGAGAACGGTGATCGAGACGATGCGCGTCGAGACCCCGGACGGTGCCGTTACCGGCGCACGGATTGCCGGTGCGCGCGGCGCGGCGCTGCTCTTCGTGCACGGCGTCGGTTCGACGGCCGCAATTTGGGACGCGCAACTCGCCGCGTTCTCCGACGAGTTCCGCTGTGCCGCCGTCGAGCTGCGCGGCAACGGCGCGTTAACCGATCCGGATCCGTCACTGATTACGCGCGAGAACTTCGCCGGCGACGTTCTGGCGGTCGCCGACGCGCTCGGCGTCCAAACGTTTACGCTGGTCGGTTGCAGTTTGGGCGGCGCGATCGCATTCGAGCTCTGGAAGCGCGCGCCGCAGCGTTTCGATGCGATGGTCCTCGTCGGCAGCTTTGCGCGCTATCCCGACGGCGAACGCTACGCGCAAACGATTTGCGACGCGCTCGGCGGTGCGACGGACATGCGCGCGTTCGCGGAGTCGCGCGCGGCGCGCCTGGGATTGCCGCCGGAGCGTTATCGCGAAACGGTCGAGCAGATGGCGTGCAAGTCGGTGGCGTGCTACCGCGCCTCGACTTCTGCTACGTGGACCGGCGATTATCGCGACGTGCTGCCCGACATCGCGGTTCCGGTGTTGGTGTTATGCGGCGAGCGCGACGCGATCGCGCCGGCCGCGCTCTCGCAAGAGATCGCCGGCGGTATTCCGGGCGCGCAGTTCGACGTCGTCGAGAATGCCGGCCACGTCGCCAACGCCGACGCGCCCGAGCGGTTCAACGACCTGCTGCGCGGATTCCTGAGCGTCGCCGTGCCGTGAAAGAGGCAGGTATTCCGGTCGACGTCCTGTTGCGCGCGATCGACGCGAGCGGCGACGTCGTGCTGGTTTACCGGGTCGATCCCAAGACGGGCAAGCTCGTCCTGACGTATATGAACGACGCGTACACGCGTCAGACCGGCTACTCGCGCGACGAGGCGATCGGGCGCGAGCTCGACGCGTTCCGTCTCGCGATGCCCGACGACGAAGGCATGCGCGCGATACGGGCGGCCTTCGCCGCGGGTCAGCCCGGGGCGGCAGAGCTCGTGAGTTACCGCAAAGACGGATCGACGTTTTGGAACGAGATCACCGTGCAGCCGATCGGCGAAAACGGGCGCGTCGGGCATTGGGTTTCGATCGAGCGCGACATCAGCTCGGAGGTGGAGCGCACGTCCGTGCTGGCCGAAGAACACGATCGGCTGCTCGCGCTCGTGCGCGCCGCGCGACGGCTCTTCACGGTCTTCGACGCTCGCGAGCTGGTCGTTCGAGTCAAAGACGTGGTGCGCGAGCTCATCGGCGCGAAGGTGCGGGTTTTGGCGGTCAATCCGGCCGGGTCGGCCATCGAAGTCGACGATCTTGGTTCCGACGTTGCGTTTTCTTCCGAAGGCGACGAACGGATCGCGCGCGCGCTTTCGAGCAAGGGCCGCGTGGTTGACGAAGTCGGACGCCGCGCGATCGTCTTTGCCGGTCAGTACGGCGAAGGCCGCTTCGTGCTCGACGCGCTCGTCGGCGGTGCGCGTCAGCTGCGCAACACCGACCTCTTCGTGCTCGACCTTATCGCGGAATACTTTGCCGTGGCCGCTCGCAACGTAGCGCTCTATCACGAGCTCGACGAACGGCGCGCGGCGGTGATGGATCTGAATCAAACCAAGAGCGACTTGATCGCGATGCTCGCACACGATTTCCGCGGCCCGCTCACGTCGATCGTCGGCTACTCGGATCTCATCGGCGAAGTCGGCGAGCTCGACGGCGAGCAGCGCGAGTTTCTCGAGTCGATCAAACGATCGGCGCTCGTCCTTTCGGAGCTCGCGACCGACACGCTGACGCTCTCGCGCCTGGAGCGCAACGAAGTGGGTCTGCAGTTTGCCGAAGTCGACGTATCCGCGCTCGCGCACGGAATAGCGGAGCAATACGCCGACCGGCGTCACGTCGAGGTAACCGTTGAGGGTGACTCTCACGTGACCGGCGACGAAGAACGGCTGCGGCAAGTCTTTTCGAACCTCATCGACAACGCGATCAAGTACTCGCCCGGAAAAGCGCCGCCGGGAGTCGATATCGCCGGCGACCGCCGCTTCGTGACGGTCCGCGTGCGCGACAGCGGCATCGGCATACCCAACGCCGAGCTCACCACGATCTTCGACCGCTTCTCGCGCGCGACCAACGCGCGCAAGCTCGGCATATCCGGCACCGGCTTCGGATTGTTCCTGACCAAGCAGCTCGTGCAGCTTCACGGCGGAACGATCGCCGTCGAAAGCCGGGAAGGTGAAGGCACGACGTTTTCGGTGACGCTTCCGCGGCGCGTGGTTCGGTCGGCGGCGCCGCGCACCGTCGTCGTCTTCGATCAGGAGCGCGACGGTTCGTTTCTGGCCTACGGTTTGCGCGAAGGCGGTTACCGCGTGCGCACCGCCAGTTCGGTGGACGAGCTGCTCGCGATGGCCGACTCCGATACGCTCGATGCGGTGATCGTCAACGTCGAAGAATCGGCGCTCAGCGCCGAGCAGGCCGCGAAACTTCGCGCGTTCAGCCGCGAGCGAACGATTCCGATCGTGGCGGTCGGCGGCGAAAGCAGTCCGCGCTTGGGTGCCAACGCGATCGTGCCCAAGCCGGTCCTCGCCGGCGACGTCCTCGCGGTACTCGAGCGCCTGCGCCCGCTGGCCCTGCATTTGACTCGCTAGCGAGTCAATGCGCGTGCTCGACGATCCACTGCCGCCACTCGTCGGGGATGTCGGGAACGAGCAGTTCGCGTAGCCGCTCCCGTTCGAAAAGATAGATCTTCGACATCTCGCCGATCGTCATCGCGTGCGACGGACGATGAACGACTTCGATGTCGTCGCCGCGCTCGAGCGTTCCTTCCGTCACGATACGCATATACGAACCCAGGCGCAGCGCCGCTGAAAAGACCTTTACGAACGTGGGATCGTCCATCTTCATCGCGAGTTTGTAACACGGAAACCGCGGCGTCGTGACTTGCAGAACGGCGGTACCGATGCGCCAGCGTTCGCCGACGAGCGCGGCGTTGACGTCGACCCCCTGCGTCGTAAGGTTTTCGCCGAACGTGCCGGGCAGTACGTCGCGGCCCAACTCCCGTTTCCACCACGCGTAATCTTCCGACGCGTACGCGTACACCGCGCGATCGGGTCCGCCGTGGACGGAACGGTCCGCCTGATCGTCGCCGGTAAGATTGACGCCGGCGACGGCAACGGGGCCCGCAACAGGTTGCTTAAAAATGCCGGTTACGACGTCCTTGCCGTTGTATGGTACCGTGCGAACCGAACCGGCGTTCACCGAGAGTGCCGACGCGCTCAATCTGAAGGCTCCTTGTCACTGCGGCCATACGCCGCGCGCTATGGGGATATGCTGTCAATTATTCTCGCGGGTTTAGTCTTTTCACCGTTCGCGGGCCAAACGGGTGTTGCGACCTACGCGAGCATACGCGGCACCGTGACCACCGGATTCCCGGACTACAAGCCCGTGCCTAATGCTCAAGTTATGGTTACCGGCGATGTGGATATACGCCAAACGCGAACCGACGCGAACGGCCGGTATTACTTTCTCACCCTGCTTCCGGGCGTCTACCACGTCACGGTCCCCCTGTACCGAGGCAACGTTATCGGTGCGTACACCGGCAACCGCGCCTTCGACGGGGAGCGATTTCGGCGGTGTTCCGCGCAAGCAAATGCTCCGGTCGAGTTATCCGCAGGAGCGGCCTACTTTGCGAACTTCGATCTCGTAACGCACTGCGCCTAAACGATTCGCTCCATCCCGGCGTACACGTTCGCACGCTCGCCGCGTAGAAAACCGGCGAGCGTGACGTTGAACTCGCGAGCGAGATCGACCGCGAGACTGCTCGGCGCCGACACCGAACAGACGATCGGAATGCGTGCGACCGCGCTTTTTTGCAGAATCTCGTAGCCGGCCCGGCCGCTCACCATGAGGATCGAGCGCGCAAACGGCAGGCGCCCGTCCATCAGCCCCCATCCGACCAGTTTGTCGACGGCGTTGTGACGCCCGACGTCTTCGCGAACGGTTTTTACCGCGCCGTTTTCGTCGAATAGCGCCGCCGCGTGCAACCCGCCCGTTGACTCGAAGACGCGTTGGGCTTCGCGCATGCGATCCGGCAACGCATAGAGCGTCGCGGCGTTAACGCGAACGCCGTCGTCGAGAGGTTCGATGCCGAGATCGCGCAGCGAGTCGAGCTGCGCGCGGCCGCAGACGCCGCACGCGCTGCTCGTCGTAAAGTGACGCTCCAGCCGGTCGAGGTCGGGAAGCGTTGCCGAAGAGAGCTCGACGTTGACGATGTTGTAGCGCTGCTCCGGATCGACCGCAGGATCGACGCAGTAGTTGATCCCGGCAATCTCGCCGCGCGCGCGCACGATGCCCTCATTGTAGACAAACCCGGCCGCCAGCTCGAAATCGTTTCCCGGCGTGCGCATCGTGATCGCCAAGGTTCGCGTGACGCCGCGCGCCGCGAGCCGGATCTCGAGCGGTTCTTCGGTGACGACGGCATCGTGTTTGCGTTTCGCCGAAACGCCGTCGATGGCGAAAACGTCGACTTCCGCCGTGCGCCCGGGACGCTGCGTCATTCTTTGTTCTGGACGTAGACGGTGCCGAAGCGGCCCTTGATGCAGAGATTGCCGTTGGTGACGCTCGTTTCGAGCGGCGACGTCACCTTGACTATCTCGTTGTCTTGAACGTTCAGCCGTAGCGTGCAGCCGACGCCGCAGTACGGGCAGATCGTGTCGGTTTGCGTCTGGCGCGATTCGTCCCAGGTGCCTTCGGCCCGCATCTCGTGCTCGCTGCTGAACATCAACGCACCGGTGGGACACACGCCTATGCAGTTTCCGCAGTAGACGCACGCCGAGTCGGGCAGGCCGACGTCGAACTCGGTCGA
The sequence above is drawn from the Candidatus Baltobacteraceae bacterium genome and encodes:
- a CDS encoding carboxypeptidase-like regulatory domain-containing protein is translated as MSLRPYAARYGDMLSIILAGLVFSPFAGQTGVATYASIRGTVTTGFPDYKPVPNAQVMVTGDVDIRQTRTDANGRYYFLTLLPGVYHVTVPLYRGNVIGAYTGNRAFDGERFRRCSAQANAPVELSAGAAYFANFDLVTHCA
- the fdhD gene encoding formate dehydrogenase accessory sulfurtransferase FdhD codes for the protein MTQRPGRTAEVDVFAIDGVSAKRKHDAVVTEEPLEIRLAARGVTRTLAITMRTPGNDFELAAGFVYNEGIVRARGEIAGINYCVDPAVDPEQRYNIVNVELSSATLPDLDRLERHFTTSSACGVCGRAQLDSLRDLGIEPLDDGVRVNAATLYALPDRMREAQRVFESTGGLHAAALFDENGAVKTVREDVGRHNAVDKLVGWGLMDGRLPFARSILMVSGRAGYEILQKSAVARIPIVCSVSAPSSLAVDLAREFNVTLAGFLRGERANVYAGMERIV
- a CDS encoding MOSC domain-containing protein, which produces MSASALSVNAGSVRTVPYNGKDVVTGIFKQPVAGPVAVAGVNLTGDDQADRSVHGGPDRAVYAYASEDYAWWKRELGRDVLPGTFGENLTTQGVDVNAALVGERWRIGTAVLQVTTPRFPCYKLAMKMDDPTFVKVFSAALRLGSYMRIVTEGTLERGDDIEVVHRPSHAMTIGEMSKIYLFERERLRELLVPDIPDEWRQWIVEHAH
- a CDS encoding helix-turn-helix domain-containing protein; the encoded protein is MNDQTPAWDGTGGTAGGSAFGASLSALIGERETTREAMAAAAGLSDEAFARILAGDERVGLSALARLALALRLKPIEFLQRTQILSLEAYAFGLDPLYFLPEGPVRYDARIYMREINPRHQVPEGDMTRRNPTLKAIADDEILDAAGKVEIELAYLLRTAVQQTGGSL
- the polX gene encoding DNA polymerase/3'-5' exonuclease PolX; the protein is MLSNADVAAKLLEIRTLMELGGDSFYKYMAFEKAAASVENAAPLADLVRSGEHLKLPGIGKSIGAVVEQLVTAGHADMLDDLHQKFPPSIMEVLAVNGIGVKTTAMLYSTYGIASLADLERAIAGGALDGVPRLGPKTLENWKRGILAYKGRKNRTPLAFALIVAREAMDWVLEGPALDRLTFAGSLRRQEVTVGDIDLICTSARAAEVTSHFTGWPRAEAVLAEGPTKASIWLPGGLQIDLRVLPDHLYGNLLQHFTGSREHNIKLREYAVRKGLRVSENGILNLETGEVVTCSEEAGVYAALGMQYVPPELRSGLDEIELALGASIPELVEPRDLRGDFHMHTTWSDGDDSLEAMIAAAAARGYEYHSVSDHSSGRGSRFGLTPERIAEQRSAIEALGDRFGIRTLCSSEVDILPDGSMDFDDGVLAKLDIVVGSVHSATRQTRDEMTARLIAACENPYVTIIGHPTGRRFDGSPGYEFDYDAVFEAAARTGTALEIDGQAMRLDLPAPLVRKAKTFGVTFTADSDAHRTGDLANAELAIGQARRAGLTKDDLLNTRPLDAVLEFVRRKRER
- a CDS encoding alpha/beta fold hydrolase, giving the protein MIETMRVETPDGAVTGARIAGARGAALLFVHGVGSTAAIWDAQLAAFSDEFRCAAVELRGNGALTDPDPSLITRENFAGDVLAVADALGVQTFTLVGCSLGGAIAFELWKRAPQRFDAMVLVGSFARYPDGERYAQTICDALGGATDMRAFAESRAARLGLPPERYRETVEQMACKSVACYRASTSATWTGDYRDVLPDIAVPVLVLCGERDAIAPAALSQEIAGGIPGAQFDVVENAGHVANADAPERFNDLLRGFLSVAVP
- a CDS encoding ATP-binding protein, whose translation is MKEAGIPVDVLLRAIDASGDVVLVYRVDPKTGKLVLTYMNDAYTRQTGYSRDEAIGRELDAFRLAMPDDEGMRAIRAAFAAGQPGAAELVSYRKDGSTFWNEITVQPIGENGRVGHWVSIERDISSEVERTSVLAEEHDRLLALVRAARRLFTVFDARELVVRVKDVVRELIGAKVRVLAVNPAGSAIEVDDLGSDVAFSSEGDERIARALSSKGRVVDEVGRRAIVFAGQYGEGRFVLDALVGGARQLRNTDLFVLDLIAEYFAVAARNVALYHELDERRAAVMDLNQTKSDLIAMLAHDFRGPLTSIVGYSDLIGEVGELDGEQREFLESIKRSALVLSELATDTLTLSRLERNEVGLQFAEVDVSALAHGIAEQYADRRHVEVTVEGDSHVTGDEERLRQVFSNLIDNAIKYSPGKAPPGVDIAGDRRFVTVRVRDSGIGIPNAELTTIFDRFSRATNARKLGISGTGFGLFLTKQLVQLHGGTIAVESREGEGTTFSVTLPRRVVRSAAPRTVVVFDQERDGSFLAYGLREGGYRVRTASSVDELLAMADSDTLDAVIVNVEESALSAEQAAKLRAFSRERTIPIVAVGGESSPRLGANAIVPKPVLAGDVLAVLERLRPLALHLTR
- a CDS encoding type 1 glutamine amidotransferase domain-containing protein, which produces MQGVDGKRVAALIGDGFEEAELMEPRRALEEAGAVVTIVGLDERARQRIRGKRGLDDGQSARAEELVADCTAEDFDALLLPGGTSPDRIRTDREVHRFVREFDAAKKPTFSVGHGAQVLISSQLVRSRQLTGAPSIADDIRNAGGLYRDQPTVGDSNWVSTRGGDDMAQFNRAMLEKLAASAPPQPV